In Conger conger chromosome 5, fConCon1.1, whole genome shotgun sequence, the DNA window aagtctaaaaaagaagtctaataaatacctaataaagtgtagaATTATGGTCCAGGAATACACTCCTGGGGAGCAGTTTTAACCCCCAAACTACATTATATCCCCAAAATTACaaatgctctttggaacattgtcagataatgctgggataacacgaatcatcaggttttgctaAAATGTGTCcctgccagcttgagtgcacgttgccattaaaggtggacataccaaatatttaatgttattttttttttcaacgattcaacttttcactaaaattgttatgctgatgatacaAATAGTTATTATAATGTTTGTATTAAATGAGAAAATGctaaatagaagcattttcagtaGTGGTCACaaacttttggaccccactgtacatatatacTCATTGTACAATCATACCAATTGAaacttatatacacacaaaatTCTCAAGAGACAGGGAAGCAGTAGACTGTAGgcctaataaaataaaataaatttaaatgttGTATTCGCAACCTTCAGTGCGCTTTCCCTGCTTTACTGTAATCAGCGAAATAAAAACACCATtggacttgtgtgtgtgcgtggttgtTTGCAGCTGCGCCATCATTGCCTAATGGCTTATGTTATCCTCACATAGAGGACAGGGTGTGACAATTTTCCAGGGAGGAGCCACAAAGTCACTACGACTACTACTGAGTATAGTATTGAAAAGTACTGAAAAAGACTGCTCTGAGACACGAGAGATGTTGGAAAAGTAAAGTATTGACTCACGGACGACAAACCACACCCACGCCGTGTATCCAAAGAAGAAGCCCTTCTCAATCACTTCGGCCCCATCTGTCAGGAACACGCCCACCAGGGTCACCAAGATGCCAGACAGGTACATCTGGATGTTTCTCACCCACAGTGAGGTGTCTGAACTCTTCAGCACCTTCTCAAAGTACACTCCTGCCCGGCACAGAAATGGAAGCAAACAGACAGGCACTGTGCTTAagtctctcacatacacacacatacatacaaatggaGTAAATTCTGTTATGGTCCGAAACAAAGCCCTTACTTTGTAACTACATCAAGTACACTGCACATACGGACCCTAGCTTAATGAAGTTGTCCGTCTGGGAAAAATACCACCACTCTGCATAAAGGCGAGTAAAACATTAGCAAACAAGACTAATTTGATTATTCAGCCATTTTTCCGTTTATCGCTACTACACGCCTATACATCTGTTTTTACGTTGTACCTGCAAATCCAGAGCAGAGGACAGCTACAGCGATAGCCATGAAACCCAGGAACGGGTTCTGCTCCACCTGAGGGGACGAGACAAAAGGCCCTTCATTACAGATGCCACCACAGAGACATCTCCAAGACATCTCTAACAGCAACGCACACTTGCTTCACTAAATAACCTGCCAAACTGAATCAGCTAAATTGCTTAAACTAAGGACAAATAAGGACAATGCCGTGGGTAAAAAGCCAGGTATGAGTCTCAAAGAACGGCCCAATACCTTCCCATGAGGCAGTAAGGCACTAATGTACATTGTAATACATCATACACGCACACCTACTGGCAAGTCCATAAAATTTATTGAAAATctgaggtgtaataaagtcacAAAGATGTCAAAATATAAAAGATCTATTCAAATATCAAACCAGTGTCACATAGAGGTTTACCTAAATGACTACAATAAGAGAaaagatagaaaaaaaaaaaaaaaaatttcttaaCATCCCTTATGCATGTTATAATCCGCCCAATTCTAACGTGCAAATGTGTCGGCCAGAATCGAAAATGAAACAGAGCTTGCTCTCTTGCTCTTACGTTCTAAATTTCTGAGAagttcctaaaaaaaaaaaagatcagccTGTACCTGGACCTTGGTGGCCTCGGCTGGGTTCCACTGCACGAGCGTGACTCCCCCACACAGCATGAAGACGGAGAACCACTGCAGCCGACTGAGGGAGCGGTTCAGCATCAGCACCGTGCACAGGGCCGTGCAGGGGATCTTCAGCTGGTACGTCACCTGGAGAAAGGGCACAGACCCACGCCACGTGTCAGTCAATCGCCCTTGTGCTGTACTTAATGAACGATACTGAACTATCGGTGACGCAAAGCATTCTAGTCACAGGAAGAGGAGCGGGTTGCCAGATCACACACTTCTCAATATTCCAATAGCTTTTCTGTTGACGTTCAAAGTAACCAGTATGAGTGCATTTGAAATACAATATATTTGCCCTCCCACACATCCTCTGGGCGCACAGCTCTCGCATTGCCTGGCTGGCATTCTTGGATTATCTGACACGCACAGAAAACGGGCGATTCATTCGTTTCAAATCAGTTATAGACGACGAACAACAAACCTGATACACAGCCGCATCAAGGTTGCTTAGAGCAACGAAGGCCATGTTGTTCTGCACGGCGTACACCAAAGAGGGAACGCTCAATTTCAGCAGCTCGATCGGACTCCGGATCACATTGTCAATGACTGAGGACTTCAACCTGCCAAGGCTACCCGTTTCCCTGCAAAGggaatacaaaagaaaaaaataaaataaaaccggAAAGCTGAGATCAACACCAATCTACCCTCCCAACTCATTTGTACAGTGGTAGATAGTTGTGGTTAAAATAACAGTGCACACTGTACAGGGGTGCAAAATCCCAccatattataaaaataaatccattttTAGGAGGTCATAAATGACAGAGAAAGTTTTTTTGTCCCATATGGAAAATGGCAACAATTCTGTTCAGTCCTAAAGTAATGCAATGATCTTATTAAGCGGGTTAAGAGTTTAGTTCATTCATTGTGCCCATCAACAAAGGGGGTATAGGGCACTTACTTAGCCAGCATACCAAGACTCAGAAACAATTTGATGATTTCTGTACAACAGACTGCTGTTGTGGAGAAGTAAAGATCCGACGAAACGGTCCTTGTGTACCGCAAAGCCACAGTGTACGTAGCTGCTACCAGAGTCATCACTGTCAAGCAGTACAGCTTGAATACCACGCTCACCGGTTCTGGAAAACATAACAGGTTGTCAGGAGAACCATGTAACTACATCCACTGAAAAGCTAAGCAAGCTTGATCATGCAGGTTACGGTTATTTCCAACATTATGTTTCTAACATTAGCCGCTAAGGGGACATGTACCATCCTCCaggagctttttttctttttcaccatttttctaAGAGTGGAGCCACTCTAAGCCATAAAATGTGGTGTGCATTCAACTCTATGATATTTTAGCttcaaaaaaaatgtcagtgtatTTTGTAACATTATCACCTAGTGGAAACACCTGAATCTGACTACACGTAGGCCGCAGCCTAACTTTATTTAGGCCAGCCAGCTCAACGTTTCTTCTCATCTACCTtcattttatggattgaataactaaaagacaTGTTAAAGACATTTATCATAACCATTATAGGGAATGTAACCTGTCTGTAACGTTAATGTTACTCCTTGAGATCATGTTGACATGCCTCGCTTTTACTGGCAGAAAAgtatcatacatttttttcaataacaTAGGcctataatgcatatcttgcattaaTGTTCACAGTTCTATCGTTAATAAAACGTGTTGACTATAAACAGCCTTTAAGAAACCAACACGCCTTATATCGTTGTATTAATTAATCGTCGCGATTAAGGAATTCCAGGTGTGTTGTAGGTGAATGTTAATATTATTCCATGTAGACAGTTTATTATGTGTATTTCTATGGGACTTGCAGTTTCAGGGATTAAAGCAAGAACATTTTGTGAGCCTGAGAAGTTATCCAGGAGGAAGTGTGTACAATGTATTgaattataatattaatttaaaactgCTCTATGCCTGAAATCAGGCATGGTGCCTGAGAACTTTAAGCCCTGCATTTCAATGGGCAACGCCATTCCCTTCTCTCGAATAAAGTCCAATCGAAACATTAGCGTGAGGTGGCCAGTACACGTCCTCCAAGTAAGTGGTTTATAATAGGACCTCGAACGTTAGCAATCaattatcattaaaaaaaacagcgcCAAACAAGCTTAGAGCTAGCTATGTAACGACAAAGTCTTTGACGAATcaccagttagctagctaactaagtTACTAAGATGTCTGTTGGTGTGCTAGAGCTAAATAACTGAAccttagctatagttagctagctagcatagtTTCCCGTCAATAAATAACATTCAGGTTCTTCTAGCCCATTAACAGCTATAGTAACAATGGCTAGGTAAGTTAGGTAGCCTAAGTAGAAATCCTGCTAGCAACAAATACAATAAATCTAAAGTGCAATGTACTTTACTGGTACTAGCATGGTGTTAGCGAATACTTACCACTGGCCATGGCGAGATTGTTGTCTATTTCAGCTTAGTCTTCGTGATGTTATGAATGATACCGAGGTGTGTGTCGAGTACGTACGTATCATGGAGCATACATGCAACGCCAAATGTGCCAAAAAGTCTTAGAAAGCGTCTTACAAAATACACCTAATCGTGGTGATTTTTGACCTGTTACCACGGCATTTTTGCTCTCCTTAACCATATCTCTAACCATAGACTGCGGCCTGAACACGGTTAAAAGCACTTCAGCCAATAGCAATGCAGAAATGCTGTGTTCATTAGCATATTTACGTAAAGCCATGCATCACACCTACGACATTTCCGTAACGTGTTTAGGGGCTCTGTAATATTCATGAATGTAATTTATGATGTACCCCGTGACGTTCTTGTGACGGTAACCCCCATGTCTGTGTCCATGCCGGCGAATTTAAAGAactaggctacagtagcagaaggtAGGCTACAAATAGTTCAGTCAATATTTGTAATATGAAATAGGCCTAAAACGAATATGCACATTGGAAATTGCGACATTTGTCTCCCTcgtgtgtgcactgtgcaggCAACGTGAGTCCGAGAGTGTGATTGCGTTGCTATTTTTGTAATGATGTAGGATACGTGGTCTAGACTAAATAAACTGCATTGAAGTGttgttatatgttatatgttcTCCTCTCTGACGACAGTGTGATAGCAAAATAATTTCCTAACAGATTAATGCATTCATTATGCAAATTAGCCAATCAGTGCGCACTCAACTCTAATTGAATCTTACCGCCAGAATGAAGTAATCGCCACACATTTTGTCCAGTCCAAGGACACTATGAAATACAGGATttcagtctggaaagggttacaaaaccatttctaaggctctgggatTCCACCAAACCACAGTGAGTGCCATTTACACCAAATGGAGAACACATAAAACTGGTGCATCTTCCCAGAAGTGAGTGGCCTGTCAAAATTTATCAAAGGGTGTAGTGAGAAGTCATACAGGATGTCAAAAATGATCCTACAAGAACATCCAAAGCACTGCAGGCCTTTATAGCCTAAAGTAAGGTCAGTATTCATGACTCCACAATAAGAAAGTGACAGTGAAAATGGCATTTGTGGGAGAGAACTCTTGTACGGCAGAAACCAAGAccaaccaagagaaacatccaTTTTTGTTGAACTTTTTGGGTCCTATGACTGGTGTAAAGCAAATACAAAAGAGTGAGTTAAAATTCCTTAACAGAGATGTGACTGACTgttatcaaattataggaagtgtttagTTGtggttattgctgctaaaggtggtgaaaccaattactttttcacaggggtgatatggaTGTCTCataaaaaaagttatcaaacaccaaaaataattgcccccttaaacttaataactgcTTTATATTAAGACAGTAGATAGATTTTCAAGTATGAAGTGCTCTTTTCAGGTCCAACCacagcaataataatttttaaaatgtgtattttgtttaccCAGGTTCCCATTGTAAAATATTACCTTTTGCTGAAAGATCAGCTaccattcagtgtgaaacaTATGCATGagtagaggaaatcaggaaataatTTATCATGGccctgtatacagtatattggccATATTCCATACAACTCAGTTCAGTtctttatataatataatccCTATGGGGGAAATTTGGTAGCAGCAGGAATCTATGACACAGAACATACAGACaacacaaagacaaagacacccaaaataaataaatgtttcagcTGAAAGAAAAATGCACAAGTTCCCCAAATATCTTATTTAATTTGATTGCATGATTGCAGTTGGAATAAaagtgttttcattcattcaatttccATCTAGGCAGCCTATAACGTGAACCACAAGTGAGAGGACAACCTGAGCATTCCGAAAGACTCTTTCATACAGATCAGACAAACTCTTCTGTCTTGACTCCAATTCTATTCCCACACCGGTTGGCaattcatgtttgttttatgcATTCCTGCTCTTGACTGATTACAAAACCAGCAAGCCGTAGAGAAGCAAAAAACTGACTCAATATATCATGTGTAAAAGAAGACTAAGAGACTTATGTTAGTATTAAAGGATCTTAGCTTCCTTAAGCAAAGAAGCTGCACCCTTTTTGCACAAGGCCTCTGCATTTACATAAAAATGCAAGTAATTGTGCCCAGGTATTTTAAATTCAGAAACATTCCACCCACTGTCCTTTGATAGAGGTGGGTTGAGGAACCTGTTGTTGGGTTCTAAAATCCATCTAAAATCCATGACCATGCCCTTAGTTTTTAGCACATTAAGCTGCAGAAAAGAGTCATCACAAAATAGGTCATCAACAACATGGCCACGACATGTCTCACCATTCTCTAAAAGACTGACTATGACTATGAGTATTCAGCAAAGTTCAAAATATTTCCTCCCGGATGATTGATATATCCGGTCATTAACATATAGGATACACCGGTTATTGAAACCCAGCCTTTTTTGATTATGCACATTTAATTTTAGTTGCAACTGGTATATATACACATTGAACATGTCGGTAAGTCTatctacagtcccctcaaaaagtattggaacagcaaggccaattcctttgtttttgcaatacactgaatatatttggggttgagataaaaagatgaacacaagtcAAGGGTTCAAAAttcagagagtatttaagtaaatacaTACTAATATTTGGTaacatatcccttgcttgcaataactgcatcaagcctgcaacccattgacatcaccaaactgttgcattcttcttttgcaatgcttttccaggcttttactgcagcctctttcagttgtttgtttctctaagtcttctttgaacggttgattgagataccatCACccttgccctgtggagattgtttgtgatgtcactgactgatgttttgggggtttccttcacagctctcacaatgtttctgtcatcaactgctgttgtttttcttggtctatctgtttgatgtctgttgctcagttcgccagcggtttctttattccaagttgttgtacaaactATTCCCAGTGCTGATCCTGAtagatttcccctcttttctaagcttcacaatggcttgcttttctcccaaagacacagttctctggtcttcatgttggtttatcttttctaacacaaatgcaaaacctgaggctaaaaccaagagtagacattcagaactatttaatatttaaccaatcaatctaacaggacacacctgtcagtcacatgttccaatacgtGTAAcctcattcttcttcttctcttcagTGTTATTTATTGGTTGGTTTGAAAACCAACATTGGTGTATTACCTCCACCTACTGGGCTGGAGTGTGATCAGCTCAGCTGTCTTAGGTGTTTCAATGCCTGGACCATAAACAGttcaatgacattacattacattacattaatggcatttggcagatgctcttatccagagtgatgtacagttgattagactaagcaggagacaatcctcccctggagcaatgcagggttaagggcccaacggctgtgtggatcttattgtggctacactggatcgaaccaccaaccttgcgggtcccagtcatgtaccttaaccactacactacaggccgccctacaatGACCTGGAATGATGGCTTggaccctcccaccccctccagtGGGCAGTTTAAGCAAAGATAGTCTATCTGAAAAGATATTCATCTAATCcaagtaaatttaaaaaaatgtattggtcAAAACTGGAGTAGGAGGAAACAGGCTCATTGTTCTTATTGCAATCATCAATATGCGATGCTATCTTTTTCTCATAATATAGGTATAATAGGTTatgaaacttttttattttcaatatgaaaaacaaagaTTGCCACAGTTGCAATAATGATTACTTGCTATTATATATTGCTTTTTTGCTAAACgagacaaaatgaaatatattttttaattgagaaACATAAGAATTTCCCACTTAAACtaaataactggttgcaccaacATTCGCCAGAGTACTTGAAAGCGAACCATTCCTATAATTTGAGATCAGTCTCAAAGGAGGAATGGAGGAATTGTtccccactcttctttgcagaactgatttaattcagacaaattggtagtTTATTCAAACATAAACTGCTAATTTCAGGTAATGCAACAACATCTCTCTGGGGttaaagtaaatatttttcACAAGCTTTTTCATGGTACTGATCATTCACACCAGGAGGGAAGGCCATAAAGCTCACTTAACACCATACTATCAAAATTAATCAACAACTGGCTCCAGAGTGAGATATGGGCCCTGGAGACACATACATacgtttaaaaaatgaatgtcgTGAACATTATCACACCCATACTCATGTTTGGGTTATGTAGAGAGACAACTAGGGATGATGTATTCTTTGAGGAACGCCATATCTACCTGCTACTCTAAGAAAGTTTATAAATTGTTACTTTGCTGTTGTTTGTTCTCACAACAATGTCAaacttattttaatattttatcctTGAATATCACACTCGTGATTTATACATGTAGAATGTCTTTATTATGGTGGGAAGTTTGATGTTTGTTGTGTATTTGGATGGAGAATGGTGGAGCCTGGGCAGTTGAGGGACAATCCTAACCATGAGCAAAAATATTCCATTTCAGTAAACTAGAATGCTGAATACACCATCCGCTatccatttttaaacatttcatatGCTTTATCATGCTACATACATAGGCTGTTTTGATTGAATTTGGGACTAGGGCCTATGTAGTCCTTTCATCAGTCTGTTAATGAACAGATGTGGAGGGACAAATCTTTAGTCCCCATTTCAGAACGTCACAAGACAAAACAGTAGTACAATAGCCAGATTTTCAAGAAGGCCTACGCTAATGATAATAAGTTTGGTGTGAAATACTTTATAACAATACATAGGCCCATTTTGTCTCAGATCGTAGCAAAATGGCTTGTGAGACTATGGACAAAAATAAGGTTAATTTGAATTTAAGAACACATTGAATTTAACTGATTAGAATTTTTAAAGTGTGAAATGAATGTAAAGAAATTTTTACAAACCAAATTTTTGAAATTGAGGCATGGAAACTGATTTTTATTTGGGAGCCTTATTTTCTTCAGGGCTGCTTTCAATGGTGTTATATCTACATAATTAAAGTGAAGTAATACAAAATAAGTGTTGTTACCTACAGCTGGATACAATAAAGTAATTAACACATGCAAAAAATACATGCGCTCTGGGAGGAAGGCAGATGGTCCCAGAGCTGCTAGATTGAATAAGCAACATTATTAGAGCCGTCAGTGTCTTACTCCGAACTGTGACAGACAGTGCCAACCCAATCTGGAGCACATGTGTTTACAAACTCAGTCTGGGTTTGATGATTTGATTCCtttagagagcagagaggagtcTTTCACATGTTACAAGCTGGGAAATATTTAAGCTACTTAGAATATTTAAGCTACAATCTGAGACAAAATGGGCCTATGTATTGTTATAAAGTATTTCACACCAAACTTATTATCATTAGCGTAGGCCTTCTTGAAAATCAGGCTATTGTACTActgttttgtcttttgttcAATCAGAACAGCCTATGTATGTAGCATGATAAAGCatatgaaatgtttaaaaatggatAGCGGATGGTGTATTCAGCATTCTAGTTTACTGAAATGGAATATTTTTGCTTATGGTTAGGATTGTCCCTCAACTGCCCAGGCTCCACCATTCTCCATCCAAATACACAACAAACATCAAACTTCCCACCATAATAAAGACATTctacacctgcacttcacgctcacgactgctgtctgtcctggtcccacggtggtggaatgacctcccagtggatgtcagaacggcagagtctctgacctccttcaagcgcagactgaagactcatctcttcaggctacacctttccctccctaactcaccaccatgattagccttagactgtaatggcacttatgtatagattgtatagatattgttacttgtatagatactgttttttattggctgttgtattgttgtattcagggtattctagctgtggtatgctagtttgaaagttgattgtactcttcaagggttctgattatctgtatgtttacactaggactcggaactgtactgtcctctcaggtcctcttagcactcatacttgtgtttgatttgcacttcattgtacgtcgctctggataagagcgtctgctaaatgccatgtaatgtaatgtaatgtaatgtaatgtaatgtaatatggtgTATGTGCTTTTAcattaattgtattattaagCTATGAATGATGTGGTTGATGTCAATTTTGCATGATACCACCCCTACATGTCCCTATTTACATCAAATTGTATAAAAGTATCAGACAATTATTTGAGTTTTTacgtttcatttcttttttggacAAATACACCATAAATTCACACATTTGAGGACAGAACAACGTATGTCTCCTTATGCAGTAAATGTCAATATTAAACTGCAAgtagataaaatatatattaatattaagcTGCAGTGAGTTGTGACATAATGAGAATGTGTTTCTCCAGGGGTGGAATAGCAGGCCTAGAGGTGGTTTCCCTGTGAGGTCTGTGCTGAGTTGTTGTGGTACAGTAAGTCCCCTGTCCAACTCTATTTACTCATTTCTCCTTTAATCAGCTGACCTGTAATCTCCTGAAATGTACAGTGATCACTTGTAGGGTCAGTCTTATGCTCAAGGTTAGAGCATTTGTTTTGATACCAAGGTTTGAGTTCTGTAATTCCTTTTATTGTTTTGCAGTACAGCTGATTTGCTATCTGCTAACACTGACAAATGCTTACAGGACTGTCTTCTACTAGCCTCAGTTAATGCCTTGGTGAGGCATATGTCATGTTACATTCCCACATATAGCCTGCCAGTGTCTTTACAGTCAGTCAGTTACAATTCCGATGGAGATGCAAGACCAATGCCTTTTCCCAGGTGAGTTTTCATATCATGTACCTGTTCATCAGTGCAACTTAATTAGCATACCACTCATTAATCATACTATCATCCCAGCTACATGTGTAAGTGTAACTGTTGGGTTACTGAATGTTAGATTTCCAACAAATCTTTTGTCAGAATTGTATTACCTCAATTGAGCTGTAGATTTTGTGATTACTGAGTAATGGTAGATTAATAATTACCCCTCTTATTGAAGCCAATTTTGCACACCGCCACCAACTTGATTACAATTTCAGGTGATTACCGGTCATGTTTAATTGCTTAAAATCTCTGGTTTtgaatttttacatttcatcatCAATAATCACGCTCCATTGCTGTGTATGCTAGTGTACATACCTCCTAAAGGCACATATTTATTTGGCAGGTAGAACTTTGCTCCAAATTAAAATTGTATGAATGTGCTTAATTAATAAATCAGAGGCTATAATCAAAATGTTTAAGTTATAAACATTGACTGTAAAGTTAGAAATGTGGTATTTAATTTGGTATTCCATCCCCCATGACACTGTAGAATGTGGGGGAAAAAGTTGTAATTGTACAATTTGGGCCTGTTGCATGAAGTAGGGGATATCTGTGGCTCAGTGGCTGGAGAACAGTTTAACAGCAGCAAATACAGAGCTTGTGAATTCCATCACTGTCTCCCCTGATTCGGGTTACATGGTTTATGGTTTACTATTCCCCCTATTCCCCAATAAAGCCAATGTGGGTGACATTAATGATGACTGACTGTAATTGTAGTAATATAGGGATatacttttgttttttatgttattgttcatgtgtaatgacattttaatataaaaaaactgtta includes these proteins:
- the slc35a1 gene encoding CMP-sialic acid transporter: MASEPVSVVFKLYCLTVMTLVAATYTVALRYTRTVSSDLYFSTTAVCCTEIIKLFLSLGMLAKETGSLGRLKSSVIDNVIRSPIELLKLSVPSLVYAVQNNMAFVALSNLDAAVYQVTYQLKIPCTALCTVLMLNRSLSRLQWFSVFMLCGGVTLVQWNPAEATKVQVEQNPFLGFMAIAVAVLCSGFAGVYFEKVLKSSDTSLWVRNIQMYLSGILVTLVGVFLTDGAEVIEKGFFFGYTAWVWFVVLMASVGGLYTSVVVKYTDNIMKGFSAAAAIVLSTVASVTLFGLQISATFASGAMLVCVSIYLYGLPKQDTSKVTKADLDKDAKSKLITV